One genomic segment of Mesoterricola silvestris includes these proteins:
- a CDS encoding peptide chain release factor 3, with the protein MQLNEEIQRRRTFAIISHPDAGKTTLTEKLLLYSGAIDRAGSVKGREGAGHAQSDWMEIEQERGISVTSAAMQFEYQDHVINLLDTPGHQDFSEDTYRALTAADSVVMLLDCAKGVEEQTKKLFRVARERALPIFTFVNKLDRPGREPVELIDEVEELFGLHAVPMTWPIGSGTDFKGVYVRATGQIQVFERTKAGRKARVAGEGGLDDPEIKALLTPAELQQLRDDVELMDHVLPPFDLEEFLAGRQSPLFFGSALNNFGVAEFLEEFLAMAPAPHSRPLKDGGEVAVDAPFTAFVFKVQANMNKAHRDRVAFARIVSGRFERGMDALHVRGAKSIKLNYPHMFFGRDRVIVDEAFPGDILGLINPGMFRIGDVLSAAGPLEFHAVPRFSPEQFVSVRLADPGARKGFLKGVQQIAEEGVVQVFWPRGGAPLPILGAVGRLQFDVLQHRLKTEYACPVIMEPRGFQMARWLQGGWPEPSRFWGELVEDSEGNPAILFENDWQRRTTQEKNPDLTFLDHPQ; encoded by the coding sequence ATGCAACTGAACGAAGAAATCCAGCGCCGGCGCACTTTCGCCATCATCAGCCACCCGGACGCGGGCAAGACAACCCTCACGGAGAAGCTGCTCCTGTACAGCGGCGCCATCGACCGCGCCGGCAGCGTCAAGGGCCGAGAAGGGGCGGGCCATGCCCAGAGCGACTGGATGGAGATCGAGCAGGAGCGCGGCATCTCGGTCACCTCGGCGGCCATGCAGTTCGAGTACCAGGACCACGTCATCAACCTCCTGGACACCCCGGGCCACCAGGACTTCAGCGAGGACACCTACCGGGCCCTCACGGCCGCCGACAGCGTGGTGATGCTCCTGGACTGCGCCAAGGGCGTGGAGGAGCAGACCAAGAAGCTCTTCCGGGTGGCCCGGGAGCGGGCCCTGCCCATCTTCACCTTCGTGAACAAGCTGGACCGGCCCGGCCGGGAACCGGTGGAACTCATCGACGAGGTGGAGGAGCTCTTCGGGCTGCACGCCGTGCCCATGACCTGGCCCATCGGGTCGGGCACGGACTTCAAGGGCGTCTACGTGCGCGCCACGGGCCAGATCCAGGTGTTCGAGCGCACCAAGGCCGGGCGCAAGGCCCGGGTGGCCGGGGAAGGGGGCCTGGACGACCCCGAGATCAAGGCCCTGCTCACCCCCGCGGAGCTGCAGCAGCTGCGGGACGACGTGGAACTCATGGACCACGTGCTGCCCCCCTTCGATCTGGAGGAATTCCTGGCGGGACGCCAATCCCCCCTCTTTTTCGGCAGCGCCCTGAACAATTTCGGCGTGGCGGAATTCCTGGAGGAGTTCCTGGCCATGGCCCCCGCCCCCCATTCCCGGCCCCTCAAGGACGGCGGCGAGGTGGCGGTGGACGCCCCCTTCACGGCCTTCGTCTTCAAGGTGCAGGCCAACATGAACAAGGCCCACCGGGACCGGGTGGCCTTCGCGCGCATCGTCTCGGGCCGCTTCGAGCGGGGCATGGACGCCCTCCACGTGCGCGGCGCCAAGAGCATCAAGCTCAACTACCCCCACATGTTCTTCGGCCGGGACCGGGTCATCGTGGACGAGGCCTTCCCCGGCGATATCCTGGGCCTGATCAACCCCGGCATGTTCCGCATCGGGGACGTGCTCAGCGCCGCGGGCCCCCTGGAATTCCACGCCGTGCCGCGCTTCTCCCCCGAGCAGTTCGTCTCCGTGCGCCTGGCGGATCCCGGGGCCCGCAAGGGCTTCCTCAAGGGCGTCCAGCAGATCGCCGAGGAGGGCGTGGTGCAGGTCTTCTGGCCCAGGGGCGGCGCGCCCCTGCCCATCCTGGGGGCCGTGGGCCGCCTGCAGTTCGATGTGCTCCAGCATCGCCTCAAGACCGAGTACGCCTGCCCGGTGATCATGGAGCCCCGCGGGTTCCAGATGGCCCGGTGGCTCCAGGGGGGCTGGCCCGAACCCAGCCGGTTCTGGGGGGAGCTGGTGGAGGATTCCGAGGGCAACCCCGCCATCCTCTTCGAGAACGACTGGCAGCGCCGCACGACCCAGGAGAAGAACCCGGACCTGACCTTCCTGGACCATCCCCAGTAG
- a CDS encoding serine/threonine-protein kinase, protein MGRFVLGPLVGEGGMGRVYQAYDPSLHRIVALKLVRNQDPQLLARFEQEARAQARVDHPNICKVYEVGNLEGVPFIAMQYVEGGNLAQRRPGLGLADKVRIITLAAGALEAAHQAGLIHRDIKPSNIMLEDRAEGVTPFLMDFGLAREEAGSSLTVDEQVLGTPAYMAPEQALGATGRIDARADVYALGATFYFLLANRPPFREPNAAQTLVALSGTEVPDLLALVPDLPPDLAVIVHKCLEKEPDRRYASARLLAEDLERFSAGEPIQARPPSLFYLVGKKARKHKATTLVLALATLLGTTATVLTVRTNLRARAQAELARRFGEQVKDLEWSLRLAHLLPCHDLQRDQARVRQAMAAIRAEMAAQPGLADAPGAYALGRGHLVLGEYQEARRQLMRAWELGARGPQVAQALGYALGELYRRGLEEAEREPIGDARTAIRQELERNYRNPALDFIRLAGDEPYLKGLLAYYEGRDGDAARLAREALAADPALFEAHKLMGDAALDEAEQAFQQGLAQDAAEAADRAAQAFRTALTIARSQPGLYLAEARRCMLALRLSFQRNGAMDRARLDEALGRVDQALVCDPGASDTQLVLAQVWSTWAEELRHRGQSPMEANGKALEAGRKAALTDPGAGPLLVMANLQRSNAEYIRYHGGLPDPWIAEAADHFRRAAQLEPGNTAALRGHILLCFVAADTDRRRGRDPRAVVEEGLALGERLVKLQPGLASNHDWVGGLAGAEAEYLLDHGLDPGPWFQRANDAFEKALAINARDQALMNNLAYYTARRGQWDLESGRPAASTLARALDYARRGIVLDPKSTLGYGTFALAARAMAEAERRAGRNPMATLREGLAATQKGEAQDPRFYDNPLQAGLLGLVEAQWLASQHASPEAALTLALAKLEQARTLNLIPSWETELALARGQLLAAEYLPARAPALRAAARKLLAGVARMDPQLKPLKDLGSIN, encoded by the coding sequence GTGGGGCGCTTCGTCCTGGGGCCCCTGGTGGGCGAAGGGGGGATGGGACGGGTGTACCAGGCCTACGACCCCTCCCTCCACCGCATCGTGGCCCTGAAGCTCGTCCGGAACCAGGATCCCCAATTGCTCGCACGCTTCGAGCAGGAGGCCCGCGCCCAGGCCCGGGTGGATCACCCGAACATCTGCAAGGTCTACGAAGTGGGCAACCTGGAGGGCGTTCCCTTCATCGCCATGCAGTACGTGGAAGGGGGCAACCTGGCCCAGCGCCGGCCGGGGCTGGGGCTGGCGGACAAGGTCCGCATCATCACCCTGGCCGCCGGAGCGCTGGAGGCGGCCCACCAGGCCGGCCTCATCCACCGGGATATCAAGCCCTCCAATATCATGCTGGAGGACCGGGCCGAAGGGGTCACGCCCTTCCTCATGGACTTCGGCCTGGCCCGGGAGGAGGCGGGCAGTTCCCTCACGGTGGACGAACAGGTGCTGGGCACGCCGGCCTACATGGCGCCCGAACAGGCCCTGGGCGCCACCGGACGCATCGATGCCCGGGCCGACGTGTACGCCCTGGGCGCCACCTTCTACTTCCTCCTGGCGAACCGTCCGCCCTTCCGGGAACCCAACGCCGCCCAGACCCTGGTGGCCCTTTCGGGGACCGAGGTCCCCGACCTGCTCGCGCTGGTCCCGGACCTGCCGCCGGACCTGGCCGTCATCGTGCACAAATGCCTGGAGAAGGAACCGGACCGGCGCTACGCCAGCGCCCGGTTGCTGGCCGAGGACCTGGAGCGCTTCAGCGCCGGGGAGCCCATCCAGGCCCGTCCGCCCTCCCTCTTCTACCTGGTGGGGAAGAAGGCCCGCAAGCACAAGGCGACCACCCTGGTGCTGGCCCTGGCGACCCTGCTGGGCACAACGGCGACGGTGCTCACGGTGCGCACCAACCTGCGGGCCCGGGCCCAGGCGGAGCTGGCCCGGCGCTTCGGGGAGCAGGTGAAGGATCTGGAATGGTCCCTCCGGCTGGCCCACCTCCTTCCCTGCCATGACCTCCAGCGGGACCAGGCCCGGGTGCGGCAGGCCATGGCGGCCATCCGGGCGGAGATGGCCGCCCAGCCGGGGCTGGCGGATGCCCCGGGGGCCTACGCCCTGGGGCGGGGACACCTGGTGCTGGGCGAGTACCAGGAGGCCCGCCGGCAACTCATGAGGGCGTGGGAACTGGGGGCCCGGGGGCCCCAGGTGGCCCAGGCCCTGGGTTACGCCCTGGGCGAACTGTACCGGCGGGGGCTGGAGGAGGCCGAACGGGAACCCATCGGGGATGCCCGCACAGCCATCCGCCAGGAGCTGGAACGGAACTACCGGAACCCGGCCCTGGACTTCATCCGCCTGGCCGGGGACGAACCCTACCTCAAGGGCCTGCTCGCCTACTACGAAGGGCGGGACGGGGATGCCGCGCGGCTGGCCCGCGAAGCCCTGGCGGCCGATCCCGCCCTCTTCGAGGCGCACAAGCTCATGGGCGACGCCGCCCTGGACGAGGCGGAGCAGGCCTTCCAGCAGGGGCTGGCCCAGGACGCGGCGGAGGCCGCGGACCGGGCCGCCCAGGCCTTCCGCACCGCCCTGACCATCGCGCGCAGCCAGCCGGGGCTCTACCTCGCCGAGGCCCGCCGGTGCATGCTGGCCCTGCGCCTCTCCTTCCAGCGCAACGGCGCCATGGACCGGGCCCGCCTGGACGAGGCCCTGGGCCGGGTGGACCAGGCCCTGGTGTGCGACCCCGGCGCTTCGGACACCCAACTGGTGCTGGCGCAGGTCTGGAGCACCTGGGCGGAGGAGCTGCGGCACCGGGGCCAATCGCCCATGGAAGCCAACGGGAAGGCCCTGGAGGCCGGGCGGAAGGCGGCGCTGACCGATCCGGGCGCGGGCCCGCTGCTCGTGATGGCGAACCTCCAGCGGTCCAACGCCGAGTACATCCGGTACCACGGGGGCCTTCCGGATCCCTGGATCGCCGAAGCCGCCGATCACTTCCGGCGCGCGGCGCAATTGGAGCCCGGGAACACCGCGGCCCTGCGCGGCCATATCCTCCTGTGCTTCGTGGCCGCCGACACGGACCGCCGCAGGGGCAGGGATCCCCGGGCCGTGGTGGAGGAGGGCCTGGCCCTGGGCGAGCGTCTGGTCAAGCTCCAGCCGGGCCTGGCCAGCAATCACGACTGGGTGGGCGGCCTGGCGGGAGCCGAGGCCGAGTACCTCCTGGACCACGGCCTGGACCCCGGCCCCTGGTTCCAGCGGGCCAACGACGCCTTCGAGAAGGCCCTGGCCATCAATGCCCGGGACCAGGCCCTCATGAACAACCTGGCCTACTACACCGCCCGGCGAGGGCAGTGGGATCTGGAATCCGGCCGGCCCGCGGCCTCGACCCTGGCCCGGGCCCTGGACTACGCCCGCCGCGGCATCGTCCTGGACCCCAAGTCCACCCTGGGCTACGGAACCTTCGCCCTGGCGGCGCGGGCCATGGCCGAGGCCGAGCGGAGGGCGGGCCGGAACCCCATGGCCACCCTGCGGGAGGGGCTGGCCGCCACCCAGAAGGGGGAGGCCCAGGATCCCAGGTTCTACGACAATCCCCTCCAGGCGGGGCTCCTGGGCCTGGTGGAGGCCCAGTGGCTCGCGTCCCAGCACGCATCTCCGGAAGCGGCCCTCACCCTGGCCCTGGCGAAACTGGAGCAGGCCCGGACCCTGAACCTCATCCCCAGCTGGGAAACGGAACTGGCCCTGGCCCGGGGGCAGCTGCTGGCCGCCGAATACCTGCCGGCCCGGGCCCCGGCGCTGCGGGCCGCGGCCCGGAAGCTCCTGGCGGGGGTGGCGCGCATGGATCCCCAACTCAAGCCCCTGAAGGACCTCGGTTCCATTAACTGA
- a CDS encoding lysophospholipid acyltransferase family protein, whose protein sequence is MRHPAPALRLLAALGGSALASATMGWRRRPQWVLHRWARRILHRLGVEARLASPVPEGGQLWVSNHLSWLDPVVFLSLRPSGALAKAEVAAYPLIGTGARKAGLRFVVRDDPFSRAAALKTLRRDLRGGLPFLLFPEGTTTTGEALAPLREGGIRMAYRLGIPVLPFHLGGADAQYPWVGDASLLPHLRGLARARRTRVSVYPGPVLDPAAFPDEARFVAAIRSHLTRPPEGAVINPEKGS, encoded by the coding sequence GTGAGGCACCCCGCGCCCGCGCTGCGCCTCCTGGCCGCCCTGGGAGGCTCGGCCCTCGCCAGCGCCACCATGGGCTGGCGCAGGCGCCCCCAGTGGGTCCTCCACCGCTGGGCCCGGCGCATCCTGCACCGCCTGGGGGTGGAGGCCCGGCTGGCCTCGCCCGTGCCCGAAGGCGGGCAGCTCTGGGTCTCCAACCACCTCAGCTGGCTGGACCCCGTGGTGTTCCTCAGCCTGCGCCCCAGCGGAGCCCTGGCCAAGGCGGAAGTGGCCGCCTACCCCCTCATCGGCACCGGGGCCCGCAAGGCCGGCCTGCGCTTCGTGGTGCGGGACGATCCCTTCAGCCGCGCCGCCGCCCTGAAGACCCTGCGCCGGGACCTGCGGGGCGGCCTGCCCTTCCTCCTCTTCCCCGAAGGCACCACCACCACCGGGGAGGCCCTGGCTCCCCTGCGGGAAGGGGGCATCCGCATGGCCTATCGCCTGGGCATTCCGGTGCTCCCCTTCCACCTGGGCGGGGCGGACGCCCAGTATCCCTGGGTGGGGGACGCCAGCCTCCTGCCCCACCTCCGGGGCCTGGCCCGGGCCCGCCGCACGCGGGTTTCCGTGTACCCGGGCCCCGTGCTGGATCCGGCCGCCTTTCCCGACGAGGCCCGGTTCGTGGCGGCCATCCGGAGCCACCTGACCCGCCCCCCGGAGGGGGCGGTCATCAATCCGGAGAAAGGCTCCTAG
- a CDS encoding arginase family protein, translating into MNPEAMLMSLRTGLTPFLGLPLQLTPAPVPGVVLGAPFDGGVLNRPGARLGPWALRAATLGLGRAAMPFRLQGHDLGGRTLAALDWVDGGNIPTRPFSITEALGAVEQTVHGWLEQGARTLLLGGDHLMTLGALRAHARKYGPLGLLHLDAHPDAGSGEAWGTEHHHGTWLKSAIQEGLVDPRHTVQLGVRAPRFDSEEIVFLLNAGVRMWTPMDLKDPRLLSQLQGDIARVGQIPAYVTVDLDVLDPAFCPAVAEPVPGGLSVLDVFTLLACLRNVAWVGADIMELAPTLPGAEDSARVAAHIALQLLS; encoded by the coding sequence GTGAATCCGGAAGCGATGCTCATGTCCCTGCGCACGGGCCTGACCCCTTTCCTGGGCCTGCCCCTCCAGCTCACCCCCGCCCCGGTGCCGGGCGTCGTGCTGGGGGCCCCCTTCGACGGCGGCGTGCTGAACCGGCCCGGGGCGCGCCTCGGGCCCTGGGCGCTGCGGGCCGCCACCCTGGGCCTGGGGCGCGCGGCCATGCCCTTCCGCCTCCAGGGCCACGACCTGGGGGGGCGCACCCTGGCGGCCCTGGACTGGGTGGACGGGGGCAACATCCCCACGCGGCCCTTCAGCATCACCGAAGCCCTGGGGGCCGTGGAACAGACGGTGCACGGGTGGCTCGAACAGGGGGCCCGGACCCTCCTCCTGGGCGGCGACCACCTCATGACCCTGGGCGCCCTGCGCGCCCACGCCCGCAAGTACGGGCCCCTGGGCCTCCTGCACCTGGACGCCCATCCCGACGCCGGCAGCGGCGAGGCCTGGGGCACGGAGCACCACCACGGCACCTGGCTGAAGAGCGCCATCCAGGAGGGCCTGGTGGACCCCCGGCACACGGTGCAGCTGGGGGTGCGCGCCCCCCGCTTCGACAGCGAGGAGATCGTCTTCCTCCTGAACGCGGGGGTGCGCATGTGGACCCCCATGGACCTCAAGGACCCGCGCCTCCTCTCCCAGCTCCAGGGCGACATCGCCCGGGTGGGCCAGATCCCGGCCTACGTCACCGTGGACCTGGACGTGTTGGACCCCGCCTTCTGCCCCGCCGTGGCCGAGCCCGTCCCCGGCGGCCTTTCGGTGCTGGACGTCTTCACCCTGCTGGCCTGCCTCCGGAACGTGGCCTGGGTGGGCGCCGACATCATGGAACTGGCCCCCACCCTCCCCGGCGCGGAGGACAGCGCCCGGGTGGCGGCCCACATTGCCCTTCAATTGCTCAGCTAG
- a CDS encoding GNAT family N-acetyltransferase → MAIPLMENTQPRYEIRPMTPEDFPNLRRLEREIWEQDEVGELCPYYQRLCTDFFAPWCFIALDGDRPVGYVLNFPNGKDVYCATLAVHPDYRKTRVNYLLIRAMVKKLLAEDMESCRFLVEPENHDARSIHASLGARVVAEARDYYREGDVRLWSVIEKQDIDRLRARYSRLKLVS, encoded by the coding sequence ATGGCGATCCCGCTCATGGAGAATACGCAGCCGCGCTACGAGATCCGGCCCATGACGCCGGAGGACTTCCCGAACCTGCGCCGCCTTGAGCGCGAGATCTGGGAGCAGGACGAGGTGGGCGAGCTGTGCCCCTACTACCAGAGGCTCTGCACGGACTTCTTCGCCCCGTGGTGCTTCATCGCCCTGGACGGGGACCGGCCCGTGGGGTATGTGCTGAACTTCCCCAACGGCAAGGACGTGTACTGCGCGACCCTGGCGGTGCACCCGGACTACCGCAAGACCCGCGTGAACTACCTGCTCATCCGCGCCATGGTGAAGAAGCTCCTGGCCGAGGACATGGAATCCTGCCGCTTCCTGGTGGAGCCGGAGAACCACGACGCCCGGTCCATCCACGCGTCCCTGGGCGCGCGGGTGGTGGCCGAGGCCCGGGACTACTACCGCGAGGGCGATGTGCGGCTCTGGTCGGTCATCGAGAAGCAGGACATCGACCGCCTCCGGGCCCGGTACTCCCGCCTCAAGCTGGTTTCCTGA
- a CDS encoding GGDEF domain-containing protein, translating into MVPLASLSLTTGRARLGLEAEAPVHPQGTGEGLSGLGDTLRAILAEDRLKPHFQPIVDLETGVVLAFEGLIRGPSDTLLHSPASLFKVAALTNQLYELECACCATLVRAYAASGATQKLFLNMSPGSLATAARSSLQPIQGLEELGVPPGRIVIELTEALPITDLGVLAKAIALFRKLGFAVALDDLGEGFSSLRLWSELRPEFVKVDMHFIQGVSRDPVKLQFLKSLCDIAAKTGAKVVGEGLELEADLAVVRDLGLDYGQGYLLGRPAPLPHAATAPGLFRRREPDGSGWIRDTRSTAARLMVEVPALSPDTPNGTVEKLFQADADLQSIPVVRDGIPVGLINRHVFMDMMFKPFSREVYGKKPVEAIMDRNILVLDHHTSLHELSRLIVESDPRHILHGYILTREGAYAGMGSGHDLMREITQMQIKAARYANPLTGLPGNVPINEHLDDLLHQNLPFVACYCDLDHFKPYNDVHGYRRGDDVIQWTGDLLRSACDPDLDFVGHIGGDDFMLVFRSPDWERRCNALLEAFDAGLDRFFSPEVLDLRGYAGEDRSRRQVLHPLLSLSMGAVKAHPGHYANHHEISASAAVAKKEAKGREGSILFVERRQPRRVGR; encoded by the coding sequence ATGGTTCCCCTCGCCTCCCTCTCCCTCACCACCGGCCGGGCCCGTCTGGGCCTGGAAGCGGAAGCGCCCGTGCATCCCCAGGGCACCGGCGAAGGCCTCTCCGGCCTGGGGGACACGCTGCGGGCCATCCTCGCCGAGGACCGGCTCAAGCCCCACTTCCAGCCCATCGTGGACCTGGAGACCGGCGTCGTGCTGGCCTTCGAGGGGCTGATCCGGGGCCCCTCGGACACCCTGCTCCATTCCCCGGCGAGCCTGTTCAAGGTGGCCGCGCTCACGAACCAGCTCTACGAACTGGAGTGCGCCTGCTGCGCCACCCTGGTGCGGGCCTACGCCGCCAGCGGCGCCACCCAGAAGCTCTTCCTCAACATGAGCCCCGGCAGCCTGGCCACGGCGGCCCGCAGCTCCCTGCAGCCCATCCAGGGGCTGGAGGAGCTGGGGGTGCCCCCGGGGCGCATCGTCATCGAGCTCACCGAGGCCCTGCCCATCACGGACCTGGGCGTGCTGGCCAAGGCCATCGCGCTGTTCCGGAAGCTGGGCTTCGCCGTGGCCCTGGACGACCTGGGCGAGGGCTTCTCCAGCCTGCGCCTCTGGTCCGAGCTGCGTCCCGAGTTCGTGAAGGTGGACATGCACTTCATCCAGGGCGTGAGCCGGGACCCCGTCAAGCTCCAGTTCCTGAAGTCCCTCTGCGACATCGCCGCCAAGACCGGGGCGAAGGTGGTGGGGGAGGGCCTCGAGCTGGAGGCGGACCTGGCGGTGGTGCGGGACCTGGGCCTGGACTACGGCCAGGGCTACCTCCTGGGCCGCCCAGCCCCCCTGCCCCACGCCGCGACGGCCCCCGGACTCTTCCGCCGCCGGGAGCCGGACGGATCCGGCTGGATCCGGGACACCCGGTCCACCGCGGCCCGGCTCATGGTGGAGGTGCCCGCACTCTCCCCGGACACGCCCAACGGAACGGTGGAAAAGCTCTTCCAGGCCGACGCCGACCTGCAGTCCATCCCCGTCGTGCGGGACGGGATCCCGGTGGGGCTCATCAACCGCCACGTGTTCATGGACATGATGTTCAAGCCCTTTTCCCGGGAGGTGTACGGCAAGAAGCCGGTGGAGGCCATCATGGACCGGAACATCCTGGTGCTGGACCACCACACCAGCCTCCACGAGCTCAGCCGCCTCATCGTGGAATCCGATCCCCGCCACATCCTCCACGGCTACATCCTGACCCGGGAGGGCGCCTACGCGGGCATGGGCAGCGGCCACGACCTCATGCGCGAGATCACCCAGATGCAGATCAAGGCCGCGCGCTACGCCAACCCCCTCACGGGCCTCCCCGGCAACGTCCCCATCAACGAGCACCTGGACGACCTCCTCCACCAGAACCTTCCCTTCGTGGCCTGCTACTGCGACCTGGACCACTTCAAGCCCTACAACGACGTCCACGGCTACCGCCGGGGCGACGACGTCATCCAGTGGACCGGGGACCTGCTCCGCTCCGCCTGCGACCCGGACCTGGACTTCGTCGGCCACATCGGCGGGGACGATTTCATGCTGGTCTTCCGCAGCCCCGACTGGGAGCGCCGCTGCAACGCCCTCCTGGAGGCCTTCGACGCCGGCCTGGACCGTTTCTTCAGCCCCGAGGTCCTGGACCTCCGCGGCTACGCCGGCGAGGACCGCTCCCGCCGCCAGGTGCTCCACCCCCTCCTGAGCCTCTCCATGGGCGCCGTGAAGGCCCACCCCGGCCACTACGCCAACCACCACGAAATCTCCGCCAGCGCCGCCGTCGCCAAGAAGGAAGCCAAGGGCCGCGAAGGCTCCATCCTCTTCGTGGAGCGCCGCCAGCCGAGACGGGTCGGCAGGTAG
- a CDS encoding inorganic phosphate transporter, with amino-acid sequence MIPMLVLIILMSWAIDYINGFHDTANAIATVVSTGVMSARNAIVMAACLNFGGALLGTHVATTIAKGIADSQFVVPEVLVAALTAAILWDLGTWYFGIPSSTSHTLMGGLAGAVVAHAGFHALHMTKLEEITLFIFVSPMLGFLTGALLILGIQWICRRVSSNRVNVVFRKMQLLSASAMAFTHGQNDAQKAMGVICLALIIYGKMTVAPGHLVSVPLWVKLGCAGMMAAGTASGGLRIIKTMGSRIVKLRPIHGFAAETAAAMVLFTTAHFGIPVSTTHSITGAIMGVGATMNANVVRWGVAGNIFVAWVLTIPCSFAIAYGTLRLIHPLFVR; translated from the coding sequence ATGATCCCCATGCTCGTCCTCATCATCCTCATGTCCTGGGCCATCGATTACATCAATGGCTTCCACGACACGGCCAACGCCATCGCCACCGTGGTGTCCACGGGCGTCATGTCGGCCCGCAACGCCATCGTCATGGCGGCGTGCCTGAATTTCGGAGGGGCCCTCCTGGGCACCCACGTGGCCACCACCATCGCCAAGGGCATCGCGGATTCCCAGTTCGTGGTGCCCGAAGTGCTCGTCGCCGCCCTCACCGCGGCCATCCTCTGGGACCTGGGCACCTGGTACTTCGGCATCCCCTCCAGCACCAGCCACACCCTCATGGGGGGCCTGGCCGGCGCGGTGGTGGCCCACGCGGGCTTCCACGCCCTCCACATGACCAAGCTGGAGGAGATCACCCTCTTCATCTTCGTCTCCCCCATGCTGGGCTTCCTCACGGGGGCGCTGCTGATCCTGGGCATCCAATGGATCTGCCGGCGGGTTTCCAGCAACCGGGTCAATGTCGTCTTCCGGAAGATGCAACTGCTTTCGGCCAGCGCCATGGCCTTCACCCACGGGCAGAACGACGCGCAGAAGGCCATGGGCGTCATCTGCCTGGCCCTCATCATCTACGGCAAGATGACTGTCGCCCCCGGGCACCTGGTCTCCGTGCCCCTGTGGGTGAAGCTGGGCTGCGCGGGCATGATGGCCGCCGGCACCGCCAGCGGCGGCCTGCGCATCATCAAGACCATGGGCAGCCGCATCGTCAAGCTCCGGCCCATCCACGGCTTCGCCGCCGAGACCGCCGCGGCCATGGTGCTGTTCACCACGGCCCACTTCGGCATCCCGGTCTCCACCACCCACTCCATCACCGGCGCCATCATGGGCGTGGGGGCCACCATGAACGCCAACGTCGTGCGCTGGGGCGTGGCGGGGAACATCTTCGTGGCCTGGGTGCTGACGATCCCCTGCAGCTTCGCCATCGCCTACGGGACGCTCCGCCTGATCCACCCGCTGTTCGTTCGTTAG
- a CDS encoding DUF47 domain-containing protein — MSLNSIISWLKPHEMVFFDLLESSASNLVDAAKHFEAEFKSRQTPGEWAGMRRKMKDLEHAGDEITHEIVDRLNRTFITPIEREDILHLAHCLDDVVDCLDGVCERLVLYKITNVMPTAVELGRLIVAGAEEVKPLIGHLRNMSNGKDINKRIQYCNELENQADAVYHAALAEIFENPKDPIELIKWKEILSLLEDATDRIELVSKVVSSTVMRNA, encoded by the coding sequence ATGTCCCTGAATTCCATCATCAGCTGGTTGAAACCCCACGAAATGGTCTTTTTCGACCTGCTGGAGAGCTCCGCCTCCAACCTCGTGGACGCCGCCAAGCACTTCGAGGCCGAATTCAAGTCCCGGCAGACTCCGGGGGAATGGGCCGGAATGCGCCGGAAGATGAAGGACCTGGAGCACGCGGGGGACGAGATCACCCACGAGATCGTGGACCGGCTGAACCGCACCTTCATCACCCCCATCGAGCGGGAGGACATCCTCCACCTGGCCCACTGCCTCGACGACGTGGTGGACTGCCTGGACGGGGTCTGCGAGCGGCTCGTCCTCTACAAGATCACCAACGTCATGCCCACCGCCGTGGAACTGGGCCGGCTCATCGTGGCCGGCGCCGAGGAGGTCAAGCCCCTCATCGGCCACCTGCGCAACATGTCCAACGGTAAGGATATCAACAAGAGAATCCAGTACTGCAACGAGCTGGAAAACCAGGCCGACGCCGTCTACCACGCGGCCCTGGCCGAGATCTTCGAGAACCCCAAGGATCCCATCGAGCTCATCAAGTGGAAGGAGATCCTCAGCCTCCTGGAGGACGCCACCGACCGCATCGAGCTGGTCTCGAAGGTGGTGAGCTCAACCGTCATGCGCAACGCCTGA